The following DNA comes from Cedecea neteri.
CTTCTGGTCACCCTTCATGGTGTAAACCAGCGCTTCGGCAGGCACGGCCAGGAATTTCTCTTCGAACTTCGCGGTCAGCACCACTGGCCATTCCACCAGCGAGGTAACTTCTTCCAGCAGGCTTTCGCTCAGGTCAGCCTGACCGCCGATTTTACGGGCAGCTTCTTCGGCATCACGTTTGATGGCGGCTTTACGCGCTTCGTAATCAGCAATGACTTTCCCGCGCTCCAGCAGGATCTGCGGATACTGGTCGGCATTGTCGATGGTGAACTCCGGCTCGCCCATAAAGCGGTGGCCGCGGATCACGCGAGCGGACTGAATGCCCAGAATAGTGGCAGGAATCAGTTCGTCACCCAGCAGCAGCGTCACGGTATGAATCGGGCGCACGAACTGGATATCGGACGCGCCCCAGCGCATCAGTTTAGGAATCGGCAGCTTCGCCAGAGAAGTGGCAATCATGTTTGGCAGCAGAGCCTGCACGCTTTCGCCCTTCACGTGGGCGCGGTACATCAGCCACTCGCCTTTGTCGGTAGCCAGACGCTCGGCCTGGTCAACGGTGATCCCGCAGCCACGAGCCCAGCCTTCAGCGGCTTTGCTTGGTTTGCCTTCAGCGTCGAACGCAGCAGACACCGCAGGGCCGCGTTTTTCAACTTCGCGATCCGGCTGTGAAGCCGCCAGATTAGCGATTTTCAGCGCCAGGCGACGCGGGGCAGCAAACCATTTTACTTCGCCGTGCGCGATGTTGGCTGCATCCAGCTCGGCGGTAACGTTGGCAGCGAAGGACTCAGCCAGGCTGCGCAAGGCTTTTGGTGGCAGCTCTTCAGTGCCGATCTCCACCAGAAAAGTTTTTTCAGACATGGTGGCCTCTTAGTTTTTCTTATTGCACATCGGGAAGCCAAGCGCTTCACGAGAAGCATAGTAGGCTTCGGCCACGGCTTTGGTCAGGGTGCGAATGCGCAGGATATAGCGCTGGCGCTCGGTCACGGAAATGGCCTTGCGCGCATCCAGCAGGTTAAAGCTGTGAGCGGCTTTCAGAATACGTTCGTAGGCCGGGAGCGGCAGCGGAGTTTCCAGCGCCAGCAGCTGCTGGGCTTCTTTCTCGTACTGCTCGAAGCAGGTGAACAGGAAGTCCACGTCGGCGTATTCGAAGTTATAGGTGGACTGCTCCACTTCGTTCTGGTGGAACACGTCGCCGTAGGTGGTTTTCCCCAGCGGGCCGTCGCTCCATACGAGGTCGTAAACGCTGTCTACGCCCTGAATGTACATGGCCAGGCGCTCTAAACCGTAGGTGATTTCGCCGGTCACCGGCTTACACTCCAGGCCGCCAACCTGCTGGAAGTAGGTGAACTGCGTCACTTCCATACCGTTAAGCCACACTTCCCAGCCCAGGCCCCACGCGCCAAGCGTTGGGTTTTCCCAGTTATCTTCCACGAAGCGAATATCATGAATCGTTGGATCCATACCCAGCTCTTTCAGCGACCCGAGGTACAGCTCCTGAATGTTGTCCGGGGAAGGCTTAATCACCACCTGGAACTGATAGTAGTGCTGTAAACGGTTCGGGTTTTCGCCATAGCGGCCATCGGTAGGACGGCGGGACGGCTGCACATAAGCGGTGGCCATTGGCTCCGGCCCTAAGGCACGCAGGCTGGTCATCGGGTGAGAGGTGCCTGCGCCTACTTCCATGTCCAAAGGTTGAACAATGGTACAGCCCTGGCGAGCCCAGTAGTCCTGTAAGGTCAGGATCAGGCCTTGAAAGGTCTTGGTATCAAACTTTTGCATGTTGAATTCGCACGCGTTCGGTGGATTTAAGAGAAGCGGCCAGTATATACGCAAACGCGGTCGAGTTGTATCAACACGGCAACGGAACGGCCGTGAGGGAAAAAGGCGTCAGGTTGTTGCGCGTTGGTTGAGGTTTTCGCGGCTGGAAAGGTGTGAAAATTGACCGCTTTCGTCAAACGAACAGGTAAAGCCCTCTTTGCGGGCCGTGCTGCCCATCATTTCGTAGCTGGCCTGATACTGCTTAAAATCTGACAGATTAATGCGCTGCGGCTGGGTGTTGTAGCGATAAGCGGCCTGATTTTTACAGGCAAGCTCCATCTCCTCGGTGTGAACCACCGGGCGCAACTTCTGCGCGGCCTGACCTTCCTGAGATGGAGAACTGCAGGCGCTGAGCATTAACGCCAGAAAAGCGGTTAAGAGAAGCCTATTTTTTCTTTCTGCCATCATCATTCGCTACCAGTACGTTAAACTCGGTTTCTTATATCGACGCCTCGTGCAGCAGGCATTTTGCGAAGCCGCCACGGGGATAGCAAGATGCGCCGGGCAAACTCAGACATTTCCGGACACGGGTAAGCAAGCGGGTTCAGAGGAACGAATGCAGCAAAAAATAAACTGGATAGACAACCTTCGGGGCATCGCCTGCCTGATGGTGGTCATGATCCACACCACAACCTGGTACATCACGAATCCACACGCCGTCACCGCGTTTAGCTGGGATTTTTCAAACGTTCTGAACTCGGCTTCTCGCGTCAGCGTCCCGCTGTTTTTCATGATTTCCGGGTACCTGTTTTTTGGTGAACGGAGCGCGCAGCAGCGCCACTTTCTCCGGATAGTCAGCTGCCTGCTGTTTTATAGCGCCATTGCGCTGCTGTATATCTGGCTGTTTACCCCCATCAGCACTGGCCTTGCGCTGCGTTACATCCTGGTCAAGCCGGTGTTCTATCACCTGTGGTTCTTCTTCGCGATTATGGTGATTTATCTGCTTTCACCGCTGATACAGGTGAAGAAAGTCAGCGCGGTGACAATCCTGGGGCTGATGGTGCTGCTCGGCGTGGTGGCAAACCCCAACACGGTGCCGCAGACGTTGGGCAACATGCGCTGGATGCCCGTTAACCTCTACATCAACGGCGACACCTTCTATTACGTGCTTTACGGGCTGCTTGGCCGGGCGATTGGGATGCTCGATACCCAAAGAAAAGGCGTCAGCGGCCTGGCGGCCGGCCTGTTTGTGATTTGCGTCATCTCCATTGCGCTGGGCACTCATCGGCAGTTGGAAATCAACAAAAACTTCGCCGAAACCTTCTACGTCTACTGCGGCCCGCTGGTGTTTATCGCCGCCATCAGCCTGCTGGTCGTCGCCAAAAACTGCCTGAACCAGCGCCCACTGCCGGGCCTGACGTTTATCTCACGCTACTCGCTAGGTATTTATGGGTTTCATGCGCTGATTATCCATTACCTGCGTACCCATAATATCGAGCTGACCCACTGGCCGGTGCTGGATATTCTGTGGATCTTCGGTGCGACGCTGGCGGGCAGCCTGCTGCTGGCCTTTGGGATAGGAAAACTCGACCGCAAAAAACTGGTGAGCTAAGCGTCGCGGCTCCTGCCCCTGGCCCGATGAAGCTGGCGCGGGGAGGAAAATCCGGCGGCGCTGGCCGCCTGTTCCATACGCTGCCCCTGCTGAAGCCGCTGTTCCGCCACCGCCAGCCGGAGCTGCTCCAGATAGTCGCGCACGGAAATGCCCAGGTGATGCTGAAAAAGACGGGATAAATGTCGGGGGCTGACGTGAACCCGGCTAGCAATTTCGGGGATCGGCCAGGCTGCCTCAGGCGCAGCCGAGAGCAAATCCTGTGCACGATGCACCGCCGGGTGAATGTGGTTTCGGTAACGTAGCCAGGGCGAAAGCTGCGGATCGTCGCCCGAGCGGCGGAACCAGACCACCATCTCCCTGGCAACATCCAGTGCCACCCGTGGGCCGCAGTAGCGGTTAATTAAATGCAGAGCGAGATCGATCCCCGACGTAATCCCTGCGCTAGTCCAGATGCCCCGATCTTCCACAAAAATGCGGTTGTCTTTCACCTGCGCACCAGGCGCTGCGATTCTCAGCCGCTCAAGCACGTCATGATGCGTTGTGCACTGAATGCCGTGCATCAGACCCGCACGGGCTGCCAGTAGCGCCCCGGAACAAACGCACATCAGATTAAGCTGCTGGCTGTGGATTTGCGGCTGCAGGCGGGTTAACCAGCGTCGGACTTCTTCCGCCTGCGGTGTGGCAAAAAAGCGGTTTGAATCGCATACGCCGGGCAGCACCAGCAGGCTCCCGACGGGAAGGGTTTCAGGTAACGGCTGAATGCCGCTGAACGTCAGGCCGATAGAGGTTTCGACCTCAGGGTCCGGGCCAATGTAGTGCAGGTCAAATGCGTTCTTCGCCAGCACCAGCGTTTCCGCCGGGCCGCTCAGATCGAGGGACAAAACTCCCGGCAGCACCACAAACCAGACCCCTACACTCATTACAGCGACTCCAGGCACTCGGCTACAGTTTGAATTTCGGCGAACCGCCCTGCCAGCACGGTTTCTGTGCGGTGACGCAAGGTGGCGGGGTCCAGCGTAACGCCTTTCCAGGTCATCGGGAAGGTCAGCATTGCCTCGCTAACAAAAGAAACCCGGTAACCCAGGTCAGATGCCACCCGCGTCGTGGTTTCGCAGCATTGCTCGGTGCGGATCCCACAGATAATCAGGTGGTTGATGTCTCTGGTACGGAGCCAATGATCAAGCCCGGTATCGGTGAACGCGTTGTGGACGTGTTTCTGGAAACTGACCGCTGGCTCGTGGCGTAAAAATGGCATCGGCGTAACAAACCCGGAAGCCAGCGAAAAGACATCGTCTTCGTCCACATGGAAGATATCCACCACGGGTATCCCTTTGTGCTGGCAGCCAGCAATAAGCGTCAGCATCGCCAGCTGGAACGCCGGGATATCGTCTTCCTGCCAATAATCCCGGTGAAAGAAAGACTGCTGGGTATCAATATTGATCAGCGCTGAACGTGACATTTTCGGACTCCTTGTTGATGGGGTTAAAACCATTCTGACAAGGGATATCACGGATGCTAAGACCAAAAACGGACAGGATGGTGTTGGTTTGAGACGATGTTTTTTTCGCGACGAGTCCCGGATTAAAAAAACACCTGCGACGATTTCATCCCTGTATCAAAAGTGACTCTTTTTCTTTTTGTGGGGTGGACGCAGAAATCTCTCGCCTAATTATGAAACGGATCGTATCGTAATTAATATCTCCAGTCGAATAAAAGGAATGAAGCCCAATGCACAACGAGGTCACCGCCAGTCCCGGGCGCAAACGTAGCGAAGCTTCACGCCAGGCGATCCTTGAGGCGACCTGGGAACAACTCAATACCCTTGGCTTTCAGGGCATGTCTATTGAGGGTGTTGCCGCTCAGGCTGGTGTCGGAAAAGCGACAATTTACCGCTGGTGGGCCAGCAAAGGGGTTTTAGCTGTGGACGCTTTTTTAGCAGCCATCAACCCCACGCTCGCATTTCCTGAAACGCCCTTCGCTCGCCGTGATATCGAACAGCAATTGGATAATCTCGTCCGGGTTTACCGCGGCCGCGCTGGTGCGCTTTTTGGTGAAATGATTGGTGCCAGCCAGGCTGACGCAGAGATGCGTGCCGCATTTTACACTGGCTACCTGAAGCCCAGGCGTGAAGCCGCCAAGGCCGCTTTCCGGCGGGGTATTGAACTGGGCCAGTTTCGTTCAGGGCTGGATCCGGAAGCACTGGTTGACTCGCTATATGGCCCCATTATTTACCGAATGCTAACCGGCATCTTCCCGCTGGATGCCGCTTTTGTTGAACATACCCGCCGCGTTGTTTTTGACGGCATAACGCCTTAATTAAGCAATACAGGACACACCCCATGACTGACAACTTCGAAGGCCTGGTACTCCGTTCAAGCCTGATGCCAGACGGTACGCTAACGCTGCAGGCAGCATCAGAGACAGTGCCGACCCCGGCCAGTGACGAAATTGTGATTCGGGTTGAAGCCGCGCCTGTGAACCCTGCCGACCGCCTGATGATGTTCCCAGGACTGAAACCAGATGCGCTGGAGGCAATAACAGTCAACGGCTTTCCTGGCGTTCGGGGGACTCTCTCGCCGGATGCGATAAAAGGAATGTCTGCACGTATTGGCCAGGCGCTTGCCGTCGGCAATGAAGGAGCAGGCACAGTCGTTGCAGCGGGTCGCGACGTGCAGCAGTACCTGGGGCGGGTTGTAGCTTTGCGTGATGGCATGTATGCCCAATATCGGCTGGCAAAGGCCACAGAGTGCTTTTTGCTGCCAGCAGGCATCACCGCCGTGGAAGGTGCGGCCGCGTCGATCAACCCGATGACGGCACTGGGGATGGTGGAAACCATGAGGCGGGAAGGGCACACCGCGCTGGTACATACCGCCGCGGCGTCAAGCCTGGGACAAATGCTCCTTCGGCTGTGCCAACAGGAAGGCATTGAACTGGTTAATATTGTTCGCCGCCAGGCGCAGGTCGATATTCTGTCCGGCATGGGGGCTCGCCATATCATCGACAGTTCACGCCCGGATTTTGAGTTATGCCTGACGCAGGCCCTGGAGGAAACAGGGGCGACGCTCGCTTTTGACGCCATTGGCGGAGGCACTATGGCCAGCACGCTACTGGCCTGTATGGAACAGGCCCAGCGGCGCTCACTTCCGTTCAGCCGATACGGTTCACCCGTGCATAAACAAGTTTATATCTATGGCGTGCTGGATCCTTCACCTCGTCTTCTGCAGGGTGATTATGGCGCAGCCTGGGGCGTTGGCGGCTGGCTGATGACCCACTTCCTCACTAAAGCCGGGGCGAACGTCACGCACCGGCTCCGTGAAAAGGTTGCCGCTGAACTGACAACCACCTTTGCCAGTACTTATGCGGCACACATATCCCTGAGCGAAGCACTGGATCCGGTCATCATAACGGCCTATTCCTCCGGCTCGACCGGCACTAAATATTTGCTGGAGCCCCACGCTCTAAGGTAAATGACGACGCTCAGGTCATCAGTGGCAACAGCTGCTGATAAATCTGGTTAAAGACCTGGCGGCGCCCGGCATAGCGCTGGTGGCGAGCAAGATCAGGCTGATGTCTTTGCTCCAGCGGCGGTTGAGGCAACAGAGCCTGTAAAGGCTGGCCCGGAGAAAGCGCAATTTGCGCCAGACGTGCCGCCCCAAGCGCAGGCCCAACATCACCGCCGGTGCGGTAATCCAGCACCTGGCCGCTGATATCAGCCAGCATTTGCCGCCAGTACGGACTGCGCGCGCCACCGCCAATCAACGTGATGCTGGCTGGCGTAATGCCGCATTCATGCACAACGTCCATGCCGTCAGCCAGCGCATAGCCCACACCTTCCAGCACCGCGCGGGCAAGCTCGGCGGGGCCGTGCTGATGGGTCAGGCCAAAAAAGGTGCCTTTAGCCTGCGGGTTATTATGCGGAGTCCGCTCCCCGGAAAGATAAGGCAGGAACCAAACCACGCCGGCGTCCGAATTTGCCTGCTCTGCCGCCGCCAATAGAGCCGGTACGCTGCCCAGGCCGGTGAGTTTAGCCGCCCAGTCAAGGCAAGAGGCCGCACTCAGCATCACCGACATTAAGTGCCAGCGGTTAGGTAACGCATGACAAAAACTGTGTACTGCGCTTTCCGGCCTGCTGCGGAAGCCGTCACTGACGGCAAAATAAACCCCGGATGTGCCGAGCGAGAGCATTGCCTGCCCAGCATCGACCATGCCGACACCAATAGCCCCTGCGGCATTGTCACCTCCGCCCGCCACAACGGGTACCGCAGGCATTTTCCAGGCATCAGCAACTTCCCGCGTTAGCACGCCGGTGATTTCACTGCCCTCAAACAATTCAGGCATATGCCGCCGGGAAAGGCGACAGGCATCAAGCATCGTGTCGCTCCAGTCGCGTTTCGCCACATCCAGCCACATCGTGCCAGCCGAATCGGACATGTCGCTGGCAAATTCTCCGGTCATTCTCAGACGCAGATAGTCCTTCGGCAGCAGCACTTTATTGATTTGCGCAAAGATCTCCGGTTCATGACGTTCGACCCACAGAAGCTTAGGTGCGGTAAAGCCAGGCATCATCAGGTTACCGGTTATCGCTCGCGCCTCTTCCACGTTGCTTTCCAGCAGCGCACATTCCTCGCCGCTGCGGCCATCGTTCCAAAGGATAGCCGGGCGAAGCACGCGCTGTTTGCTGTCCAGCAACGTTGCACCATGCATCTGGCCAGCAAGTCCAATCGCTTTTACACCACTGAGTGAGTGTTCCGTGCCGAGCGCGCGCATCGCGCGATCGGTAGCCTGCCACCAGTGTTCGGGATCTTGCTCAGACCAAAGGGAATGAGGCCGGGATACGGTCAGCGGCTCGCTGCATGTAGCCATCACTTCACCTGCTTCACTGAGCAGGATTACCTTCACGCCCGAAGTGCCAAGATCGATGCCGATATACATGGTAGCTCCTTAATATCGCGCCGCTTTTCAGCGGCGCAGGCAAGTTTAGTTATCGAACAAATAGTGGTTAATCAGGTTTTCCAGCCGCTCCTGATGCCCGCTTTGATGCTGCGGGGCCAGCTTGTGCTGCTCAGCGTACTGCGCCAGCTGCGTGAGCGATATCTGCCCTTTAAGAATTTGCTGGCCCAGCTCACTATTCCACCCGGCGTAGCGTTTGGCGACACGTTTATCAAGCTCGCCGTCTTCAATCATGCGGGCAGCCACTTTCAGCGCCAGCGCCATCGTATCCATGGCGCCGATATGACCATAGAACAGGTCGTATTTGTCGGTACTCTGGCGGCGTACTTTGGCGTCGAAGTTCAGGCCACCGGTCGTGAATCCACCGGCTTTCAGGATCTCATACATCACCAGCGCGTTTTCCTCGACGCTGTTCGGGAACTGATCGGTATCCCAACCTAGTTGCGGATCGCCCCGGTTAGCATCCACCGAGCCAAAAATACCCAGCGCAATCGCGCTGGCGATTTCGTGGTGGAATGAGTGGCCGGCAAGCGTCGCGTGGTTAGCCTCAATGTTCACCTTTATCTCTTTTTCGAGACCAAACTGCTTCAGGAAGCCGTAGACCGTCGCCACGTCGTAATCGTACTGATGTTTGGTCGGTTCCTGCGGCTTCGGTTCGATAAGCAACGTGCCGCGGAAGCCGATTTTATGCTTGTGCTCAACGACCATTTGCATAAAGCGCCCGATTTGCTCTCGCTCCTGCCGCAGGTCCGTATTCAGCAGGGTTTCATACCCTTCGCGCCCGCCCCACAATACATAGTTTTCCCCGCCTAATTGATGCGTGGCGTTCATGGCCGTCACGACTTGCGTCGCTGCCCAGGTGAAGACTTCGGGATCGGGATTCGTGGCTGCTCCAGCGCCGTAGCGGGGATGGGTAAAGCAGTTAGCCGTACCCCACAGCAGCTTCACGCCGCTGTCCTGCTGTTTTTGCGCCAGGACTTCCGTCATCTGTGCAAAATTGTTCAGGTATTCCTTAAGCGACGCGCCTTCCGGCGACACGTCAACATCATGAAAGCAGTAATACGGCACGCCCAGTTTCTGGAAAAACTCAAACGCCACATCAGCCTTGCGCTTCGCAAGCGCCATCGCGTCTCCGGCCTGCTGCCACGGGCGTTCAAACGCGCCGACACCGAACATATCCGCGCCCGTCCAGCAGAATGTGTGCCAGTAGCAGGCCGCAAAACGCAGATGCTCTTCCATGCGTTTTCCAAGAATTAAAGCAT
Coding sequences within:
- the glyQ gene encoding glycine--tRNA ligase subunit alpha; translated protein: MQKFDTKTFQGLILTLQDYWARQGCTIVQPLDMEVGAGTSHPMTSLRALGPEPMATAYVQPSRRPTDGRYGENPNRLQHYYQFQVVIKPSPDNIQELYLGSLKELGMDPTIHDIRFVEDNWENPTLGAWGLGWEVWLNGMEVTQFTYFQQVGGLECKPVTGEITYGLERLAMYIQGVDSVYDLVWSDGPLGKTTYGDVFHQNEVEQSTYNFEYADVDFLFTCFEQYEKEAQQLLALETPLPLPAYERILKAAHSFNLLDARKAISVTERQRYILRIRTLTKAVAEAYYASREALGFPMCNKKN
- a CDS encoding YsaB family lipoprotein encodes the protein MLSACSSPSQEGQAAQKLRPVVHTEEMELACKNQAAYRYNTQPQRINLSDFKQYQASYEMMGSTARKEGFTCSFDESGQFSHLSSRENLNQRATT
- a CDS encoding acyltransferase, producing the protein MQQKINWIDNLRGIACLMVVMIHTTTWYITNPHAVTAFSWDFSNVLNSASRVSVPLFFMISGYLFFGERSAQQRHFLRIVSCLLFYSAIALLYIWLFTPISTGLALRYILVKPVFYHLWFFFAIMVIYLLSPLIQVKKVSAVTILGLMVLLGVVANPNTVPQTLGNMRWMPVNLYINGDTFYYVLYGLLGRAIGMLDTQRKGVSGLAAGLFVICVISIALGTHRQLEINKNFAETFYVYCGPLVFIAAISLLVVAKNCLNQRPLPGLTFISRYSLGIYGFHALIIHYLRTHNIELTHWPVLDILWIFGATLAGSLLLAFGIGKLDRKKLVS
- a CDS encoding GlxA family transcriptional regulator, producing MSVGVWFVVLPGVLSLDLSGPAETLVLAKNAFDLHYIGPDPEVETSIGLTFSGIQPLPETLPVGSLLVLPGVCDSNRFFATPQAEEVRRWLTRLQPQIHSQQLNLMCVCSGALLAARAGLMHGIQCTTHHDVLERLRIAAPGAQVKDNRIFVEDRGIWTSAGITSGIDLALHLINRYCGPRVALDVAREMVVWFRRSGDDPQLSPWLRYRNHIHPAVHRAQDLLSAAPEAAWPIPEIASRVHVSPRHLSRLFQHHLGISVRDYLEQLRLAVAEQRLQQGQRMEQAASAAGFSSPRQLHRARGRSRDA
- a CDS encoding isochorismatase family protein codes for the protein MSRSALINIDTQQSFFHRDYWQEDDIPAFQLAMLTLIAGCQHKGIPVVDIFHVDEDDVFSLASGFVTPMPFLRHEPAVSFQKHVHNAFTDTGLDHWLRTRDINHLIICGIRTEQCCETTTRVASDLGYRVSFVSEAMLTFPMTWKGVTLDPATLRHRTETVLAGRFAEIQTVAECLESL
- a CDS encoding TetR/AcrR family transcriptional regulator, whose protein sequence is MHNEVTASPGRKRSEASRQAILEATWEQLNTLGFQGMSIEGVAAQAGVGKATIYRWWASKGVLAVDAFLAAINPTLAFPETPFARRDIEQQLDNLVRVYRGRAGALFGEMIGASQADAEMRAAFYTGYLKPRREAAKAAFRRGIELGQFRSGLDPEALVDSLYGPIIYRMLTGIFPLDAAFVEHTRRVVFDGITP
- a CDS encoding NADH oxidase, with translation MTDNFEGLVLRSSLMPDGTLTLQAASETVPTPASDEIVIRVEAAPVNPADRLMMFPGLKPDALEAITVNGFPGVRGTLSPDAIKGMSARIGQALAVGNEGAGTVVAAGRDVQQYLGRVVALRDGMYAQYRLAKATECFLLPAGITAVEGAAASINPMTALGMVETMRREGHTALVHTAAASSLGQMLLRLCQQEGIELVNIVRRQAQVDILSGMGARHIIDSSRPDFELCLTQALEETGATLAFDAIGGGTMASTLLACMEQAQRRSLPFSRYGSPVHKQVYIYGVLDPSPRLLQGDYGAAWGVGGWLMTHFLTKAGANVTHRLREKVAAELTTTFASTYAAHISLSEALDPVIITAYSSGSTGTKYLLEPHALR
- the xylB gene encoding xylulokinase; this translates as MYIGIDLGTSGVKVILLSEAGEVMATCSEPLTVSRPHSLWSEQDPEHWWQATDRAMRALGTEHSLSGVKAIGLAGQMHGATLLDSKQRVLRPAILWNDGRSGEECALLESNVEEARAITGNLMMPGFTAPKLLWVERHEPEIFAQINKVLLPKDYLRLRMTGEFASDMSDSAGTMWLDVAKRDWSDTMLDACRLSRRHMPELFEGSEITGVLTREVADAWKMPAVPVVAGGGDNAAGAIGVGMVDAGQAMLSLGTSGVYFAVSDGFRSRPESAVHSFCHALPNRWHLMSVMLSAASCLDWAAKLTGLGSVPALLAAAEQANSDAGVVWFLPYLSGERTPHNNPQAKGTFFGLTHQHGPAELARAVLEGVGYALADGMDVVHECGITPASITLIGGGARSPYWRQMLADISGQVLDYRTGGDVGPALGAARLAQIALSPGQPLQALLPQPPLEQRHQPDLARHQRYAGRRQVFNQIYQQLLPLMT
- the xylA gene encoding xylose isomerase; amino-acid sequence: MQAYFDQLERVRFEGPKTTNPLAFRHYDPDALILGKRMEEHLRFAACYWHTFCWTGADMFGVGAFERPWQQAGDAMALAKRKADVAFEFFQKLGVPYYCFHDVDVSPEGASLKEYLNNFAQMTEVLAQKQQDSGVKLLWGTANCFTHPRYGAGAATNPDPEVFTWAATQVVTAMNATHQLGGENYVLWGGREGYETLLNTDLRQEREQIGRFMQMVVEHKHKIGFRGTLLIEPKPQEPTKHQYDYDVATVYGFLKQFGLEKEIKVNIEANHATLAGHSFHHEIASAIALGIFGSVDANRGDPQLGWDTDQFPNSVEENALVMYEILKAGGFTTGGLNFDAKVRRQSTDKYDLFYGHIGAMDTMALALKVAARMIEDGELDKRVAKRYAGWNSELGQQILKGQISLTQLAQYAEQHKLAPQHQSGHQERLENLINHYLFDN